The Nodosilinea sp. PGN35 genomic sequence CTGCCAACTACCGAGTTTTGGCCGGCGACTACCTGGGTGAAGCCCACTCCTCCAACAGTCTGGGGGATGTCTACGTGGCCCTTGGGCGCGAGTCTAACGCCATTGGAGCCTACCGGGTGGGGCTGCGGGCCGGGGTCGAAGCGGGCGATCGCGCCCTGCAAATTCGCGCCCTCGACGGCCTGACCGGCCTTTACCTCAACCGGGGTGACCTGAGCCAGGCCAAAGCCTACCTCGACCAGCGCGCCGCCCTCACCCTGGGCACCGTGCCCCCCGATCTGCAAACCGCCCTCACCTATCGCTCTCTGGGCGACTATTACCTGCTGACAGGAGATGAGGCTAGGGCCGAGCAGGCTTTTACCCGGGGGCGACAAATTTCGCGCGACCTCCAGCAAAAGTCATTGGAGGCCGAGTTCGTCAACCGCCTGCTGGCGCTTTAGGCATTGACCCGGCTTTCAGCGCTCCGGCTCTATAGCCAGGGGACAGCCGGGTCGGCTATCCCACAGTTTTTCCCAGGCCCTTGAGGCCCAGGGACAGCCTTTTGTGGGCTGGGCCTCTGGCCAGTTCTGCCCCGATCGCGCATAAATCAGGCTAATCCTTGCCTGGCGCTACGGCAACCGGCAGGTGAAAGGAGCCAGGAGTAGTAAGATATGAATTAGTTATTAACGTTTGTAAAGTTTTCTCGGGGGTCAAGCATGGGCCGGAAGCGGGCGATCGTGATTGGGGCTGGGGTCGGCGGGCTGGCCATGGGCATTCGCCTGCAAAGCCTGGGGTTTGACACCACTATCGTCGAGGCGCTCGATGCCCCCGGTGGGCGGGCCTACGTGCGTCGCGAGCAGGGCTTCACCTTTGATATGGGGCCGACGGTGATCACGGTGCCCCACTTTATTGAGGAATTGTTCTCGCTGGAGCGCGATCGCGCCGATCTGCTCTCCGACGACTTCCCCTCCACCATCGTCGATGAGAACAAGCGGATCAAAGAGGGGATCTCCGGCGGCCCCAACACCAGCCGCTACGTGCAGATCGTCCCCATTCTGCCCTTCTACCGCATCTACTTCGACGACGGCACCTACTTCGACTACGACGGCGACGAGGCCCACACCCGCGAGCAAATCCTCGCCCTGGGCGAGCCTGGCGACCTGGAGGGCTACGAGCGCTTCCACGAGCAGTCGCGAGCGATCTTCGAGCGGGGCTTTTTGGAGCTGGGCTACACCCACTTTGGCGATGTTGGCACCATGCTCAAGGTGGCCCCCGACCTGCTCAAGCTCGACGCGGTGCGCAACCTGTTCCGCTTTAGCAGCCGCTACTTCAAGAGCGACAAGCTGCGCCAGGTGTTTACCTTCGAGCCGCTGCTGGTGGGCGGCAACCCCCTGTCGGTGCCCGCCATCTACGCCATGATCCACTTTGTCGAAAAAACCTGGGGCATTCACTTTGCCATGGGCGGCACCGGGGCGCTGGTGCAGGGCTTTGTGAAAAAGTTCGAAGATCTGGGCGGCAAAATTCAGTACAACGCCCCCGTCACCCAGATCAACGTGACGCGCAAAGACGGTAAAAAGGTGGCCACGGGCGTCACCCTGGGCGACGGCCTGGTAATGACTGCCGACCTGGTGGTCTCCAACGCCGACTGGGCCACCACCTACGGCAAGCTGATCGAACCCCAGTACCGCTTCTGGAACAGCGACCTGCGGGTGAAGCTGTCTCAGCAGTCGATGTCGGTGTTTGTGATCTACTTTGGCTTTAGGGCCGACGGCAACGAGACCGACAAGCTCTGCCACCACACCATCATCCTCGGCCCCCGCTACGAGGAGCTGCTGAAAGACATCTTTGGCCGCAAGATCTTCCCTAAGGATTTCTCCCAGTACGTCCACCTGCCCAGCCTCACCGACCCGTCCCTGGCCCCCCCCGGCCACCACGCCGCCTACACCCTGCTGCCCATGCCCAACAACAAATCGGGCATCGACTGGAACGAGATGGGCGATCGCCTGCGCGACATCGTCTTTGAGTTCCTCGAAGAGCGCGGCTACCTGCCCAACCTGCGCGAGCGGCTGGTGTGCCACAGCTACATCACCCCCGACTACTTTGAGGGCACCCTCGACGCCTACGCGGGCAACGCCTTTGGCCTGGAGCCGCTGCTGGTGCAGTCGGCCTTCTTCCGGCCCCACAACCGCAGCGAAGACGTGAAGGGTCTCTACCTGGTGGGGGCCGGTACCCAACCGGGCGCTGGCACCCCCAGCGTGATGATGTCGGCCAAAATGACGGCGCGGCTGGTGGCCGAAGACTACGGGGTTGAAGATGCGATCCTCAGCGGCCAAACCAACCCCGAGCGCACCCCCCAGATCGCGTAGGGTGCATAGCGCAAGGCGCGGCTCTGCCTACGCGGCGTCACAACCTCAGCAAGCGCAGCCAGCTCAGGCCCCAAAGCCGCAATGCACCGTTACTGGGATGTTCCTACGAAGGGTGCATTGCTGCCCAGGCCCAGGGCGATCGGTTCCGCCCAGATCCCCGGGCCGCGAATGCACCCTACGGGTAGGGCAGGGTCGATCGCGGGGCTGGCCCAAACTTGGGGCCAACATCGACGGTTCCCGGTCTAAACTAATTGAGCCAGAGCTATCGTGTGGGAGTAAGCAAGTCATGAAACGGCGAAAACTACTGGGTTATGCCGGGGCGGGGTTAGGGGCCAGCCTGGGGATGGGGCTGCTCAACTCAGCCCAGGCTCAAACCGCAGGTGTTACGGTGCGCAGCCTGGGGCATACGGCCTTTTTATTTACCGGCGGCGGGCGGCGCATTTTGGTCAACCCCTTTCGCCGCATCGGCTGCACCGCTGGCTTTCCCTCCCCGGCCCAACCCGCCGACATTGTCATGATCAGCAGCCGCCTGTTTGATGAGGGCTACCTGAACGAACTGCCCGGCGAGCCCCGCGTGCTCACCGACCCCGGTGTTTACGACTTTGAAAACCT encodes the following:
- the crtI gene encoding phytoene desaturase family protein: MGRKRAIVIGAGVGGLAMGIRLQSLGFDTTIVEALDAPGGRAYVRREQGFTFDMGPTVITVPHFIEELFSLERDRADLLSDDFPSTIVDENKRIKEGISGGPNTSRYVQIVPILPFYRIYFDDGTYFDYDGDEAHTREQILALGEPGDLEGYERFHEQSRAIFERGFLELGYTHFGDVGTMLKVAPDLLKLDAVRNLFRFSSRYFKSDKLRQVFTFEPLLVGGNPLSVPAIYAMIHFVEKTWGIHFAMGGTGALVQGFVKKFEDLGGKIQYNAPVTQINVTRKDGKKVATGVTLGDGLVMTADLVVSNADWATTYGKLIEPQYRFWNSDLRVKLSQQSMSVFVIYFGFRADGNETDKLCHHTIILGPRYEELLKDIFGRKIFPKDFSQYVHLPSLTDPSLAPPGHHAAYTLLPMPNNKSGIDWNEMGDRLRDIVFEFLEERGYLPNLRERLVCHSYITPDYFEGTLDAYAGNAFGLEPLLVQSAFFRPHNRSEDVKGLYLVGAGTQPGAGTPSVMMSAKMTARLVAEDYGVEDAILSGQTNPERTPQIA